A region of Deltaproteobacteria bacterium DNA encodes the following proteins:
- a CDS encoding 4Fe-4S binding protein, producing MSGGSDSERGEVYRIDPDRCTLCRLCAEVCPRGAISMPLVEGCVSCGYCLKLFECPSLIMGNDQVEVDERTCIQCGLCVYACPQGAIKERRG from the coding sequence GTGTCCGGAGGAAGCGATAGTGAGAGAGGGGAGGTTTACAGGATCGACCCTGATAGATGCACCCTCTGCCGCCTTTGTGCCGAGGTGTGCCCGCGGGGGGCCATCTCCATGCCTTTGGTCGAGGGCTGTGTAAGCTGTGGATATTGCCTCAAGCTCTTTGAGTGTCCTTCCCTTATCATGGGCAATGACCAGGTGGAGGTAGATGAGCGGACCTGCATTCAGTGTGGCCTCTGCGTCTATGCCTGCCCGCAAGGGGCGATTAAGGAGCGCAGAGGATGA
- the topA gene encoding type I DNA topoisomerase, which yields MGKSLVIVESPAKARTINKFLGKDFVVKASIGHIKDLPENKLGVDIENRFRPQYVVIKGKKKIIEELKRASRDIKEIYLAPDPDREGEAIAWHIAEELGNGGKRIYRALIHEITPQAVIKAIKNPRELQESLYQAQQARRILDRLVGYKISPLLWQKVKRGLSAGRVQSVALRLICDREREVRDFVPQEYWTITALLQHPQTPPPFEAKLTQLKGEKVKISNEKEANGIIDGLGGKRFVVEDVVKKEKKRYPSPPFITSTLQQEASRKLRFSAKRTMLIAQQLYEGVDLGEWGRVGLITYMRTDSVRLSQDAVRGVRELIRQRFGEDYLPAKPNHYKSRPGAQEAHEAVRPTSLDLPPEKVKGYLTPGQWSLYKLIWERFIACQMHPALFDQTTIKIRADDHLFLATGSVMKFSGFRAVYVEGKDYQEGEEEGGILPPLNSGQELELLALTPKQHFTQPPPRFTESTLVRELEEKGIGRPSTYATILSTVQEKRYVKLIERKFHPTELGSLVTDLLSENFPTIMDVGFTAQLEENLDKIEEQKVTWIKVLEEFYTSFEENLRRAGERMRDVKRERTPTEIICDQCGSKMEIRWGKYGEFLSCSAYPECKNAKMFTRDGEGKIMVKEAQSADERCPLCGSPMLIKEGKYGRFLACSKYPDCKGTKPLSTGVRCPQQGCGGELVQRRTKKGKIFYSCSNYPQCRFALWERPIPRPCPRCGAPFLVERRSKEGTKIVCKERECNYQEEKD from the coding sequence ATGGGGAAGTCTCTGGTCATCGTAGAGTCACCTGCCAAGGCGAGGACCATCAACAAATTTTTGGGGAAGGACTTTGTGGTGAAGGCCTCAATAGGACACATCAAGGACCTCCCAGAGAACAAGCTGGGGGTGGATATAGAGAATAGATTTAGGCCCCAATATGTGGTGATCAAAGGAAAGAAGAAGATCATTGAGGAGCTGAAAAGGGCTAGCCGGGATATCAAGGAGATATACCTCGCCCCTGACCCCGACCGGGAGGGGGAGGCCATCGCCTGGCATATCGCCGAGGAGTTAGGAAATGGGGGAAAGAGGATATATCGGGCCCTCATCCATGAGATCACCCCACAGGCCGTCATCAAGGCCATCAAAAACCCCCGAGAGCTCCAGGAGAGTCTCTATCAAGCCCAGCAGGCCCGCAGGATCTTAGATAGATTAGTTGGGTATAAGATCAGCCCCCTCTTGTGGCAAAAGGTGAAAAGGGGGTTGAGCGCCGGTCGCGTCCAATCAGTGGCCCTAAGGCTTATATGTGACCGAGAGAGGGAGGTCAGGGACTTCGTCCCCCAAGAATACTGGACCATCACGGCGCTACTCCAACACCCGCAAACCCCCCCTCCCTTTGAGGCCAAGCTGACGCAACTTAAGGGGGAAAAGGTAAAGATCAGCAACGAAAAAGAGGCCAATGGGATCATAGATGGTCTGGGGGGGAAGAGGTTTGTGGTCGAGGATGTGGTGAAGAAGGAGAAGAAGCGCTATCCATCTCCCCCCTTCATCACCAGCACCCTGCAGCAAGAGGCCTCCCGAAAACTGCGCTTCTCGGCCAAAAGGACCATGCTCATTGCTCAACAGCTCTATGAGGGGGTCGATCTCGGGGAGTGGGGAAGGGTGGGGCTTATCACCTATATGCGTACCGATTCCGTCCGTCTATCCCAAGACGCTGTTAGGGGGGTCAGGGAGTTGATCCGACAGAGGTTCGGTGAAGATTATCTGCCTGCCAAGCCTAATCACTACAAAAGTCGCCCTGGGGCCCAGGAGGCCCATGAGGCCGTCCGTCCGACCTCCCTGGACTTGCCCCCAGAAAAGGTAAAGGGGTATCTGACCCCTGGCCAGTGGTCCTTATATAAGTTGATTTGGGAGAGATTCATCGCCTGTCAGATGCATCCCGCCCTCTTTGACCAAACGACCATCAAGATCAGGGCCGATGACCACCTCTTTTTGGCGACGGGAAGCGTGATGAAGTTTTCCGGATTCAGGGCCGTATATGTAGAGGGTAAGGATTACCAGGAAGGCGAGGAAGAAGGGGGGATTTTGCCACCTCTAAATTCCGGGCAGGAATTGGAACTCCTCGCTCTCACCCCTAAGCAGCACTTCACCCAACCACCCCCCCGCTTCACCGAGAGTACCTTGGTCAGGGAGCTGGAGGAGAAGGGGATAGGGAGGCCTTCTACTTATGCCACTATCCTTTCCACCGTTCAGGAGAAGAGGTATGTAAAGCTCATCGAGCGTAAATTCCATCCCACTGAGCTGGGATCTTTGGTGACGGATCTCCTCAGCGAGAACTTCCCCACCATTATGGATGTTGGTTTCACTGCACAGTTGGAGGAGAATTTGGACAAGATCGAGGAGCAGAAGGTCACCTGGATAAAGGTCCTAGAGGAGTTTTATACCTCCTTTGAGGAAAACCTCAGGAGGGCCGGAGAGAGAATGAGGGACGTCAAGCGTGAGAGGACACCGACGGAGATCATCTGCGACCAGTGCGGCAGCAAGATGGAGATCAGGTGGGGGAAATATGGCGAATTCCTATCCTGTTCTGCCTACCCGGAATGTAAAAACGCCAAGATGTTCACCAGGGATGGAGAGGGAAAGATCATGGTCAAAGAGGCCCAGAGCGCAGATGAAAGATGCCCGTTGTGCGGCAGCCCGATGCTGATCAAAGAGGGCAAGTATGGGAGATTCCTGGCATGTTCCAAATATCCTGATTGTAAAGGTACCAAACCCCTTAGCACAGGGGTAAGATGTCCACAACAGGGATGTGGAGGGGAGTTGGTCCAGAGGAGGACGAAGAAAGGGAAGATCTTTTACAGTTGCAGCAATTACCCTCAATGTCGTTTTGCCCTTTGGGAGAGGCCGATCCCTCGCCCATGTCCCCGATGCGGCGCCCCCTTTCTGGTGGAGAGGAGGTCAAAAGAAGGTACTAAAATAGTCTGTAAAGAGAGGGAATGTAATTACCAAGAAGAAAAGGA
- the dprA gene encoding DNA-protecting protein DprA: MEDKLYWLALNMVPGVGPIAYRNLVAKFQNPQGVFAASVRELSAVEGIGEKTIKAINDFPVEEVAAEELKKAEGLGVSILTFRDQGYPRDLLQIYDFPPLLYMRGELGEEDSLAVAIVGSRRGSPYGRAVTKRISKELSSAGVTVVSGMARGIDTFAHLGALEAGGRTIAVLGCGVDIIYPPENKRLFFDIIDHGAVISEFPLSTPPEGKNFPKRNRIISGLSLGVVIVEATADSGSLITASHALEQGREVFAVPGNVGMTTSQGTNRLIKQGAKLVEGAGDILTEIFPQYRGKARHEELPVLNDEEQVILQLLSHTPLHIDEISRQGQMEVQRVSTILLELELKGLISQLGGKMFVRN, encoded by the coding sequence ATGGAAGATAAGCTCTATTGGCTTGCCCTGAATATGGTCCCTGGGGTGGGACCCATTGCATATCGAAATTTGGTGGCCAAATTTCAAAATCCACAGGGGGTCTTTGCCGCCTCCGTGCGAGAACTAAGTGCTGTGGAGGGGATAGGGGAAAAGACGATAAAGGCCATTAATGATTTTCCGGTGGAGGAGGTCGCCGCAGAGGAATTGAAGAAGGCGGAAGGGTTGGGGGTATCCATCCTCACCTTCCGAGATCAGGGCTATCCGCGAGACCTCCTCCAGATCTACGATTTCCCTCCCCTCTTATATATGCGGGGGGAATTGGGGGAAGAGGACTCCCTAGCGGTTGCCATCGTGGGCTCCCGCAGAGGTTCCCCATACGGGCGGGCGGTAACCAAGAGGATCAGTAAGGAGCTATCCTCTGCGGGGGTGACGGTGGTGAGCGGGATGGCCAGGGGGATAGATACGTTTGCCCACCTCGGGGCCTTGGAGGCCGGAGGGAGGACCATTGCGGTGCTCGGCTGCGGGGTCGATATCATCTACCCCCCGGAGAATAAGAGGCTATTTTTTGACATCATCGACCATGGCGCAGTCATCTCTGAGTTCCCCCTCTCCACTCCTCCCGAGGGGAAAAACTTCCCCAAGAGGAACAGGATCATCAGTGGTCTCTCCTTGGGGGTAGTGATTGTGGAGGCCACGGCGGATAGTGGCTCCCTTATCACTGCCTCCCACGCCTTGGAACAGGGTCGAGAGGTCTTTGCCGTTCCTGGGAACGTGGGGATGACCACAAGCCAGGGGACAAATAGGTTGATCAAACAGGGGGCGAAATTGGTGGAGGGGGCAGGTGACATATTGACGGAGATCTTCCCCCAATACAGGGGCAAGGCCCGGCATGAAGAGCTCCCTGTCCTCAATGATGAGGAACAAGTTATACTGCAACTTCTCTCCCATACCCCTTTGCACATCGATGAGATCAGCAGGCAGGGCCAGATGGAGGTCCAACGGGTATCCACCATCCTATTGGAATTGGAGCTTAAGGGATTGATCAGTCAGTTGGGGGGAAAGATGTTTGTGCGCAACTGA
- a CDS encoding LysM peptidoglycan-binding domain-containing protein, with amino-acid sequence MKKGLIVFLGLMILLFGLGRAGEAPTAQKALDKEMDYIVKKGDTLWDISQRFYGDPFLWPRLWQQNQYITNPHWIYPGDRIRLYPYKVLIEEGKPPKVEVAKPVLPPKVEEVPAALPPPPVRIKLFSYPEVYSAGFITEEMEGIGSIVGAREDIVMLSEGDEVHLTFQKGMLVKKGDKFTIFRVGDLIRHPITHKVIGRKVMILGIVKVTEPEGETKMGLITLSFDPILRGDELLPYLPPREELAINKLERPLYGWIAASKRKKDDLGEGNIVYIDRGEGDEIKPGHLFQVFRRGQWAIDPISKKKVKLPDDIIGRLIVITTQKKTSTALITKSRLPIHVGDEVIGVTD; translated from the coding sequence ATGAAGAAGGGCTTGATAGTCTTCCTGGGGTTGATGATTCTCCTCTTTGGTCTTGGCCGTGCAGGAGAGGCCCCCACTGCCCAGAAGGCCTTGGATAAGGAGATGGACTACATAGTGAAAAAGGGGGATACCCTGTGGGATATATCTCAGAGGTTCTACGGTGATCCCTTTCTGTGGCCTAGGCTCTGGCAGCAAAACCAATATATCACCAACCCACACTGGATCTATCCAGGGGACCGTATCCGTCTCTACCCCTATAAGGTATTGATAGAAGAGGGAAAACCGCCCAAGGTGGAAGTGGCGAAGCCTGTCCTTCCCCCCAAGGTGGAGGAGGTTCCTGCTGCCCTTCCTCCACCTCCTGTCAGGATTAAGCTCTTCTCCTATCCAGAGGTCTATTCCGCCGGTTTCATAACGGAGGAGATGGAGGGGATCGGCAGTATCGTCGGTGCCAGAGAGGACATAGTGATGTTGAGCGAGGGGGATGAGGTCCATCTCACCTTTCAGAAGGGAATGTTGGTAAAAAAGGGCGATAAGTTCACCATCTTCAGGGTGGGGGACCTGATAAGACACCCCATCACCCACAAGGTGATAGGAAGAAAGGTCATGATCTTGGGGATAGTTAAAGTCACTGAACCTGAGGGTGAGACTAAGATGGGTCTGATAACCCTCTCTTTTGATCCCATCCTCAGGGGTGATGAACTCCTGCCCTATTTACCTCCCCGAGAGGAGCTTGCTATAAACAAGTTGGAAAGGCCTCTTTATGGATGGATTGCGGCGTCGAAAAGGAAAAAGGATGACTTGGGTGAAGGTAATATAGTCTATATCGACCGTGGGGAGGGGGATGAGATCAAGCCAGGGCACCTCTTTCAAGTGTTTCGTCGAGGGCAGTGGGCAATAGACCCTATCTCCAAGAAAAAGGTCAAGCTTCCCGACGATATCATCGGGAGGTTAATCGTCATCACGACGCAAAAGAAGACCTCCACCGCCCTCATTACGAAGAGCCGACTCCCCATCCATGTGGGAGACGAGGTCATAGGCGTCACCGATTGA
- a CDS encoding glycosyltransferase family 39 protein, whose protein sequence is MSPRLDLSKEDKGNLITLLALGLVLRLYAFSQIYLIAKDGAFQYIPVAKLFYEGEYLQALLQPQLPLYPFLLSLFSHITGDFELAGQLISIIFSILAVFPLYFIGKSLFGPKPAFWTTLLYLINPLMLWSSVDVLKEGAFIFFFFSSVYCSLEFLREGRRAWLIWTVVFAVAGALTRMITLEVLLVLGLWLVYVGLRERLREKKLAYRYLFVVILFFGVIMAFVIPGIWGWEFWIVKKPYAAAEGILQRWFVYQLPSLSHIGERSLYIIGRFIEKAYPLPFLLALVGLGWRVKAKEFGTEERYIALLMVALIIIFFPLLYASGRYLLPAIFLFYLWAGFGFVKMREFIDNRFTRYPKLNAVIFVMLILLTIVPISLQPQRLDKIGRKEVGLWLREQSLSPPLILTNIPRVAYYAGGRYLSIPPKATPEKIVNRGKRAGIDYLVIEEKRSSISKSLTPFEKEGELELILRHPYGRKGRIIYVYRLRGNE, encoded by the coding sequence GTGTCCCCTCGACTTGATTTATCGAAAGAGGACAAGGGGAATTTAATCACCCTGCTTGCCCTCGGCCTTGTCCTGAGGCTCTATGCCTTCTCCCAGATCTATCTGATCGCTAAAGATGGGGCCTTCCAGTACATACCTGTGGCCAAGCTCTTTTATGAAGGTGAGTATCTTCAAGCCCTGCTCCAGCCCCAGCTTCCACTGTATCCTTTTTTGCTCTCTCTTTTTTCCCATATAACAGGTGACTTCGAGCTGGCGGGCCAGCTCATCTCCATTATTTTTAGCATCCTGGCTGTATTCCCCCTTTATTTCATAGGAAAGTCCCTATTCGGCCCAAAGCCTGCCTTCTGGACAACACTACTCTATCTAATCAATCCCCTGATGCTGTGGAGTTCGGTGGATGTATTGAAGGAGGGGGCGTTTATCTTTTTCTTTTTCTCCTCAGTATACTGCTCCTTGGAATTTTTGAGGGAAGGGAGAAGGGCATGGCTGATCTGGACAGTGGTCTTTGCCGTAGCAGGTGCCCTGACCCGCATGATCACCCTGGAGGTGTTGTTGGTATTGGGGCTTTGGCTGGTATATGTTGGCTTACGGGAAAGGTTGAGGGAGAAGAAGTTAGCATATCGTTATCTTTTTGTGGTCATTTTGTTCTTTGGGGTCATTATGGCCTTTGTCATCCCTGGGATCTGGGGTTGGGAATTTTGGATTGTAAAAAAGCCCTATGCCGCCGCAGAGGGGATTCTTCAGCGATGGTTCGTATATCAGTTGCCAAGCCTGTCCCATATTGGAGAGAGATCCCTCTATATCATAGGCAGGTTCATAGAAAAGGCCTATCCCTTGCCCTTTCTCCTCGCCCTAGTCGGTCTCGGGTGGAGGGTGAAGGCCAAGGAGTTCGGCACTGAGGAGAGGTACATTGCCTTGTTGATGGTGGCGCTTATTATCATCTTTTTTCCCCTTTTATATGCGTCGGGGAGATATCTCCTGCCTGCTATCTTTCTCTTTTATCTCTGGGCAGGGTTTGGTTTTGTGAAGATGAGGGAGTTTATCGATAATAGGTTCACGAGATATCCCAAGCTCAATGCCGTCATTTTTGTTATGCTCATCCTGCTGACGATCGTGCCCATCTCCCTTCAGCCCCAAAGATTAGATAAGATCGGGCGCAAGGAGGTTGGACTTTGGTTGCGAGAGCAATCCCTGTCGCCGCCCCTGATCCTGACCAATATCCCCCGGGTGGCCTACTATGCAGGGGGGAGGTATTTGTCTATTCCTCCAAAGGCCACCCCAGAGAAGATAGTCAACAGGGGGAAGAGGGCAGGAATTGATTACTTGGTAATAGAGGAGAAACGGAGTAGCATCTCAAAGTCTTTAACCCCTTTCGAGAAGGAAGGGGAGCTGGAACTCATCCTCCGTCATCCCTATGGAAGGAAGGGAAGGATCATCTACGTCTATAGACTAAGAGGAAATGAGTAG
- a CDS encoding DUF2088 domain-containing protein: MRFAALKLPGWTWAEEKIEIYLPQDWQVTIYPMKGWSAPKIPPSKMIAALRNPLGTPPLKELIKGRKEVAIIFDDLSRPTRVEEIALQLIEELLNAGIKEEGIRFVVALGAHAPHNYAILGVS, translated from the coding sequence ATGAGATTCGCCGCTCTCAAATTACCGGGGTGGACATGGGCAGAGGAGAAGATAGAAATCTATCTTCCCCAAGATTGGCAGGTCACCATCTACCCTATGAAGGGGTGGTCAGCCCCCAAGATCCCTCCCTCCAAAATGATCGCTGCCCTGCGCAATCCCCTGGGCACTCCCCCCCTAAAGGAGCTTATCAAGGGGAGAAAGGAGGTAGCCATCATATTCGATGACCTTTCCCGGCCTACCAGGGTGGAGGAGATCGCCTTACAACTCATAGAGGAACTGCTCAATGCCGGTATCAAAGAGGAGGGTATTAGGTTCGTGGTGGCCTTAGGGGCCCACGCCCCCCATAACTATGCGATCTTAGGAGTAAGTTAG
- a CDS encoding tetratricopeptide repeat protein — translation MTSFLLSWKELIFFIVVFTIFFTPWSTGRRRYLLLGLFIYLLDQPLIANFHPGHMGWWLREPVAWITSATWLGAVALSLGSLKGRKGQRDWEALSETHLYPHLIVISLILLAIFLFNLPAISPQFKVYPDYSFAILLINVPLQYLIGFYLLGFYGGAIKSPLPLALAGVLLCVLLTSLFHLQGTISEYRALLNTPPTQEGATELIKRWEAMLERNKVSSIVSIKLAAYERIGNLKLWVGDLEGARMNYKKVLREDPDCFMAHVGLARLLTEEGRTGKAREAFQRVIERNPYLSWEELAKLVPPLKFKEIFILADVLEAQGRQKEAFCAYRQALQIQPQDPRVNFRLGRIYFTQGNYKKAIVAFQKTLVKNPRHLHALSYLIDIYEEEGMGDLAQQYRDIVMREVVTHRILPSEWQGRAGGSLYWKGGCYTRIQLYRGRILFKIYVRGTPAQGVWPHMVVKLNQEIIGEADVTTREFRPYSFTKDVSTGIYSLWIYFSNDLCLVKEVDGKKVREDRNLFVGAAEITYVR, via the coding sequence ATGACTTCTTTTCTTCTCAGCTGGAAAGAGCTGATCTTTTTCATCGTTGTCTTTACCATCTTTTTTACCCCCTGGAGCACAGGCCGCAGAAGGTATCTCCTGCTGGGACTCTTTATCTATCTTTTGGACCAGCCCTTGATCGCCAACTTCCACCCCGGGCATATGGGGTGGTGGCTAAGGGAACCAGTAGCCTGGATCACCTCGGCCACCTGGTTGGGTGCCGTAGCGTTATCTTTAGGTTCGCTTAAAGGTAGAAAAGGTCAAAGGGATTGGGAGGCCCTCTCAGAAACCCATCTTTATCCTCACCTCATCGTCATTTCCCTTATCCTCTTGGCCATTTTCTTGTTCAATCTCCCCGCAATTTCCCCTCAATTTAAGGTTTATCCTGATTATTCCTTCGCTATTTTGCTCATAAATGTCCCCTTGCAGTACCTCATTGGGTTCTATTTGTTGGGATTCTATGGAGGGGCCATCAAATCCCCCCTCCCCCTTGCTTTAGCAGGGGTGCTACTCTGTGTTCTTTTAACTAGCCTTTTTCACCTTCAAGGGACGATCTCTGAATATAGAGCGCTTCTCAATACCCCGCCAACCCAGGAGGGGGCTACGGAGCTGATAAAGAGATGGGAGGCAATGTTGGAAAGGAATAAGGTGTCTTCCATAGTTTCTATAAAGTTGGCCGCCTATGAGCGGATAGGTAACCTGAAGCTCTGGGTTGGCGATCTAGAAGGAGCACGGATGAATTATAAGAAGGTCTTGAGAGAGGACCCCGATTGTTTTATGGCCCATGTCGGTCTTGCGAGACTCCTAACTGAAGAGGGGAGAACAGGGAAGGCGAGAGAGGCCTTTCAAAGGGTGATAGAGCGCAACCCCTACCTTTCATGGGAAGAGCTGGCGAAATTGGTCCCTCCTTTAAAATTTAAGGAGATTTTCATATTGGCAGATGTCTTGGAGGCACAAGGGAGGCAAAAGGAGGCCTTTTGTGCCTATAGGCAGGCCCTGCAGATACAACCTCAAGACCCCAGGGTGAACTTCCGGTTGGGCAGGATATATTTTACCCAAGGGAATTATAAAAAGGCAATCGTGGCCTTCCAAAAGACACTCGTCAAGAACCCCCGACACCTTCACGCACTCTCTTATCTCATCGATATATATGAAGAGGAAGGGATGGGGGATTTGGCCCAGCAATATCGAGATATCGTTATGAGGGAGGTGGTTACCCATCGCATCCTACCTTCAGAATGGCAGGGCAGGGCAGGAGGAAGCCTTTATTGGAAGGGGGGATGCTATACCCGGATACAGTTGTATCGGGGTAGGATCCTCTTTAAGATCTACGTTCGGGGTACCCCAGCCCAAGGGGTATGGCCACACATGGTGGTCAAATTGAACCAAGAGATCATCGGAGAGGCCGATGTGACCACCCGGGAATTTAGACCCTATTCCTTCACCAAGGATGTGAGTACAGGTATCTACAGTCTCTGGATCTATTTTTCCAATGATCTCTGTCTGGTAAAAGAAGTAGATGGGAAAAAGGTTAGAGAGGATAGAAATCTGTTTGTGGGGGCGGCAGAGATAACCTACGTGAGATGA
- a CDS encoding indolepyruvate oxidoreductase subunit beta, protein MSLQMIFTGVGGQGVLFATRVFYELAHTKGESVFGSETHGMSQRGGSVVSHLKIGPYHSPLVARGRADVLFGFQKEEGLRNLPMVRRGGAAIINTPGQLPQGEAKEKGIAFYVLDADGLATEIGNPLAANLVLIGYGISTVRLPYTYEEIKEVVSGITPPRLKEANLMALEVGYSSAGP, encoded by the coding sequence ATGAGCCTACAGATGATCTTCACCGGGGTGGGGGGGCAGGGGGTCCTGTTTGCCACCCGTGTCTTCTATGAGTTGGCCCATACCAAGGGAGAGTCGGTCTTCGGCTCGGAGACCCATGGGATGAGTCAGCGAGGCGGCTCTGTGGTCTCCCACCTCAAGATAGGCCCATATCATAGCCCCTTGGTTGCAAGGGGGAGGGCCGATGTCCTCTTCGGGTTTCAGAAGGAGGAGGGGCTGAGGAATCTCCCCATGGTGAGGAGAGGGGGTGCTGCTATCATCAACACCCCTGGCCAGCTTCCCCAAGGGGAGGCAAAGGAAAAAGGGATAGCCTTCTATGTCTTAGATGCTGATGGGCTGGCCACGGAGATCGGGAATCCTTTGGCTGCCAACCTCGTACTCATCGGCTACGGTATCTCCACCGTTAGGCTTCCTTACACCTATGAGGAGATAAAGGAGGTGGTCTCTGGTATCACCCCCCCTCGCCTGAAGGAGGCCAACCTAATGGCCCTGGAAGTGGGCTACTCATCAGCAGGGCCTTAA